The genomic window TATAAGCAAGAGCAATGTCAATACTTCGATAACACTCATCTTTTCTCACCTCCGTTTCCGGAGGAAGATCAAAACCGCTTACCGTTTTACGAACGCCTGTGACCATTATACGACAGGCGTTTTGTTTTGTCAAACTTATCCGCTTATATACTCCCTCACCCTGAGCCTTATGCCTGCCTTGTCTGCAAGCTGGCGTGAGAGCTCTATCTTGTCCTCACCGATAACATCAACTACCGTGAACATCACCTCGGGAACGTACTTCTTTACCTCCTGCGCAAACTCAAACATCGCAGCAAAGCAGTCAACGTCCTTGAAAGAGGGGCGTGTCACCTCGTCATACTCCTCCTTGGTGGGGGCATTTAGACTAACAGAAACGCTGTCAAGCCTGCCCTTGAGCTCGGGCTCTATGCGCCTTTTGTTTATGATGTTGCCAAGGCCGTTGGTGTTGAGCCTTGTTTTGATGCTGCTGATGCTCTTTATATAGTCAGCAACTCTGAGCATAGTTTCAAGCTCACAGGTCGGCTCGCCGTAGCCGCAGAAGACCACCTCGCTGTATTTTGCAAGGTCTCTTGTCTTTATGCTCTCAATAAGCTCATCGGCGCTCGGCTGATGCTCAAGCCACAGAGGGTCAGAGCCGTAAGCCCCGTCGCCGTTGTTTCTTATGCAGAAGGTGCAGTTGCAGGGGCATTTGTTTGTCACGTTGACATAAAGTCCGCTGCCCACCTCGTAGGTAAGTGTCATTGATCTTTTCATTTTTTATCTTCCTCTCAAATTTATTGACAAATGCGTTTTTGCGTGGTATAATATAGATAACAAAGAGGTGCCTGCGGCAAGCGGTCACCCCCTGAAGTCAATTATTATGTATAATAACCGCCTTATGTAGGAGTGAGGCGGTTATTTCTTTTTGTTATTATAGATCTCAACAAAAAGGGCTGAAATGTTTGTTATGAGTAACAGCAAAGTCAGTACCTCGATAACGCTCATTTTTCCTCACCCCCTTTCAAAAGATCGGGGGTTATATTTGACCGCCTACGCTATGTAGAGTTTTATGGTTTTGCTTGCAAAATCGCCGATGAAATCGGCGAAATAAAACTCTGGAGTGTCCGTAAGGACACTCCATGCACCTGTTGTATATTATACCACAGGTGCTTTGTTTTGTCAATTTATGGCTGTGCTGCCATTGATATACTTATCTGCCGATAAACATGGGCTCTGTAAACGTCACGCACCTTATCCCCTTTTCGTTGAGATAGTCTGCTATCGCAGGGGTGTTGCCTGATGCTATGTCATCTATCGTCAGAACTGCTTTTATCATAATATCGCCGCCTCCTTTTTTCAGGCCGGTCTTATGCAGGAATGTGCTCACCTTGCTTTGTAAGCTGCCCCCTGCCGGCTGTCTCGTCTTGCAAGCTCCATGTCTATCCCGTTAAGGACTGACCTCTTGTCGGTGCTCCATTTCGGCGCTATGAGCTCATCCTTTGCGCCGTCGCCGGTTATCCGCCCTATCACGAACTCCTCCGGGAAGAGCTCTATCTGGTCGCAGACGGTGTTTATGTAGTCGTCCTTCTCCATAGCCGCAAAGCCGCCCTCTGAATACATCCTGGCAAGCCTTGTATTTTTGAGTATATGCAGAAGGTGTATCTTCACCATGTGTATATCGAGCCCTGCTATCTCGCTTGCCGTTTTGAGCATCATCTCATGTGTCTCACCCGGCAGGCCGTTTATTATATGCACGCATACATTCACGCCGTTTTTTCGCAGCAGCTCATAGCCATTAAGGAAATCATCGTATGTATGGCAGCGGTTCATGGCTTTTGCCGTGCTGTCATGCACCGTCTGCAAGCCAAGCTCGCAGACAAGGTATGTCTTTTTAGCATACTCGCCGAGCAGGGCGCATTTTTCAGCATCAAGACAGTCAGCCCTTGTCGCAATGCTTATGCCTGCCGCATCGGGCAGAGCAAGCGCTGTACTTAGCATACGGTCAAGCGTGGCAATGTCGGTGTAGGTGTTAGACCCTGCCTGAAAGTAGGGTATGCACAAGCCCCCTTGCCACTTTTTCTCCATGACCTCTCTGACTTCCCTGTACTGCGAGAGTATGCTCTGCGACGGGTCGCCTGCAAACTCGCCGCTCAGCCTGTCCGAGCAGAATGCGCAGCCGCCCACGCCCTTGCTGCCGTCACGGTTGGGGCAGCCGATGCCGATATTTAGCGGCACCTTATACACCCTCCTGCCGAAGCGGTGCTTCAGGTAGTAGTTGTAGGTGTGGTATCTTTTATTGTCGTCAGAATACCGAAACGCCGGGCGCATCATTCGAGCTCCTGGTCTTCGTCTGTCTCGGGCGGCTCGGTCTCTGCCGATGTATCGGCAGCAGAAGAAGCGGTCGCCTTAGTTGTTGCCTTAGTTGTTGCCTTTGTGGTGGCCTTAGTTGTAGCCTTGGTAGTTGCCTTCGTGGTCGCCTTGGTGGTCGTTGTCTTCGGCGGCTCGGTAGGCGCAGTCGTCACCTTGGTGGTGATATCAGGTGCGGTGTTCTTGGTGGCCGCTGTAGTTGTCGAAGCCTCGGTGGTCGTGGTGGTGGTCGTCGTCCAGCGCTCAGGCTCGGTCGAGGTCATCACCTTTACAGCCGTTGTGACAGATGTGGTGGTCTTTTTAGGCTTCTTGGTCTTCTTTGTCTTCTTGGTCTCCTCGGTGGTGTCCGCAGGCTTTTCTGTCACCACCCTTGTCACTACCTCATGAGGGTCGGTGTCGTTGTTCCTGCTGCCGGGCACGGGTGTCTCAGCCATTCTGAAAGCATTGTCGGGGCGGTCATGCTCCTCATCGTCCTCACGCTCCATAAACTCGTTGCCGATGCCGCAGAACCAGTGCAGGTTGTTGTCCGCCCTGATTATCTCCTCCCTGAGCGAGAGGTGGCTCACAACGTCCTCCTCCAGCGCCCCGAAATACTCGCCCGACATGAAGTTGTCCTTGTCAAGCTGCTGAGTCTCGTTGAGGCTTGTGTAGTCATTTTCTCTGAGCACGAAAACTATCATCGCACAGAAAATGACCGTCAGCGTCAGCACGGCAAGGTTTATAAAGCAGCACTTGCCCTGCTCCTCGCTCTCGCTTATCTTGCTTATCTGCTCCTCGCCCCTCTTGTCCTCGGGCATCTCGGGTGCGCCCTCGGGGGTGAGGTATTTATCGTAATACTTGAATGCCATTGCTATTACCTCTTTATATAATAGGCAGCCTTACATCTTGCCTACGGTTATCATCGCTATGCACATAACGAAAAGTATTGCTTTTATCGCCGTCTTTGTCACCTCAACGAAGGTGTAAAGGCCTGACGACCTGCTCTGTATCTTTTCAAGACCCTTTGTGACGAGCCCTCTTGCCGCAGGCAGGAAATATATGATGCCGACGATAAAAATGAAAAGATTTGAAAAAAGGACCTCTTTGAGCTGCTTCGAGAGGAAATACTTATCCCCGACACCCACGAGCCCCAGCGCCCACTTGCGCCAGCCGTACATCGTGCCGAAATACACAGCGCCGAATATCAGCATCGAAAGCACCGTCAGATAGCTAAATCTCACCGCCGTGGGGAGCTTTCTCAGCTTGTCGCCGAATATCATCTCAAGCACTACCACCGCACCGACAGCCGCACCTGCGATAAATGCAGGCTTTGAGAAGCTGTACCACGCAGCGACGGTCATACAGCAGATGAATGCCGATATCGCATGGAGTATCTTCTTGTCCCTGAAAGGCGAGCAGACAGCCTCCGAGAAAAAGCCTGTTACAGAGCTGTTATATCCCCTGACGAGACCTGTGAAGAGCTCCTTGCTATCAAGGTCGTCAAAATTGCTCTTGTAGGTAAAGCCGTTTAAAAGCCCCATGCCCATGCTCATCTCGCAAAGGCCCGAAAGGGTGAAATATGCATTGCCGAAAAACGCCGCCATGCCGAGCCAGCAGCCTATCAGCGTCATCTCACCAAAGTCGAGCCCGGCGTTTACGACAAGCTGCAATGCGTGCCCTGCCAGAACTACCTTTGCAAGACCTAAAACTATATGGTCAAAACCCGAGCTTAGCATCTTGCCGGTGGGCTTGCGCTCTCTTATCTGCGGTTTAATATCCTTATATCTTACAAGCGGCCCGCACATCATAAAATGGAACGAGGCCATGTATGTCAGCAGGCATAAGGGGTTCTTTTCCGGCTCCTCGCCCATATATATATCATATACATAAGAGAAGGCTCTGAGCACATAATAACCCATAGCAAAGGGTATGAGCGTGCTCTTTACCGTGAGCTTATCGGGCAGGCTTATGACATCTGCTCTGGTGTAGACTATGAATATCGCTGCGTTGAACAGCATATCGAGCATAAGGAAAAACGCCGCAGCTGCTTTGCTTTTGCTCCTGAGCCGCCCGACTGCGAGCCCCATCGCCCAGTCAAACAGAAATGAGAGCAGTATAAGCAGGCAGGCCACCGGCCGACCCCACGATATGAATATCAGCCCTGATATTATCAGCACCATATTCTTGTACTCGGCGCTCTCGTCAAAGAAGGAAAATATTACCGAAAGCGGCAGCAGCGCCAGCAGGAAAAACAGATCAGTGTATAACAATTTTTTATTACTCCTTTACACACATAAAACGGCAAAGAACGTTAAATAATTTTACCATACTATGCAATTAGCAAATTTTCATATAAATATTTTATCACACTTCACAAAGTTAAGCAAGCATTTTTATAAATAAAGTCAAAATTTTTTGAAAACATCTATAAAGTATTTGCAAAAATAAGAAAATGTGTTATAATATTGTATGATAATCGGGTATAGTCTGTACATTTTATATAAGATATGCAGGCAGATTGCCCGTGTTATTTTAGCGGAGAGGGAGTGACAGACTTGGCATCAGTCTTAATAACAGGCGCAAGCGGGATGATAGGTATGTATCTTACGTCTGCATTACTTAAAAAGAAACATAAAGTATTCGGCGTGGATATCAAGTCAAATGAGTTTATCGGGGCTGACCCGAACTATACCTTCGTTCAGTGTGACGCAAACGACAAGGATCGTATAGTAGACACAATAAAATCAAACAGCATCGACACAATAGTTCACCTTGCCTATACCGTTGATAATGATCTCGACCAGTATATTACTGATCTTGAGCTCAAAAACTCCAAGACGACGGATAAGTTCATCTATGCCGCTGCAAGAGATGCAAGAGTAAAGAATTTCATACTTGCGAGCACTACGCAGGTGTACGGTCTGCAAAAGGGCAGAGAGCCTATAAGAGAGACTACATCTGAAAAGGGCAACAGCAACTACAGCGACCTTAAGCTCACAAGCGAGAAGCTCATGCAGAAGGAATTCAAGAAGGGCGATGTTATATCGGTTATAATGAGAATAGCGCCCGTGTATACATCAGAGTATACCCAGAACCTGCTCGACAGAGTCTATGACGCCAAGGAAGACGTTGCTTTCATCTTCAATGAGGGCGACTACGGCTTCAAGTTCTGCTGCGTGTTCAACGTTGTGGATTTTATCTGTGCTATCATCGCAGGCCCCCAGGGCAGATACGAGGGCATATACAATATCTGCGACACTAAGATCACCACTGCCAAAGATATAATCGACCACGAGCGTGAGCACCACAGGATAGGTGCGGTCGTTCAGAGGAGCCCGAATATGGGTCTTTCCATTTCAAAGAGCAAGGCCAAGACGGATTACAGATACTTCGACCCGTCAAACACCTTCATGAACTGGAACTACGACAACACCAAGGCTCAGAGAATTTCTCCCTTCAGGTGGAATTTAGGCAATACAAAGTAATATTTTACCGCCGTCCTGTGTGGGCGGCGGTTTTTGCGCCGAAGGGGTCCGGGGGCGACCGGAAAGCCCCCGGCAAGCGCTGCCATATACATAATTAATAGTGCAGCGAAGCGTTCCCACTCCCTGTATCTCTCCGAACTGTATT from Ruminococcus sp. NK3A76 includes these protein-coding regions:
- a CDS encoding TIGR01212 family radical SAM protein (This family includes YhcC from E. coli K-12, an uncharacterized radical SAM protein.), coding for MMRPAFRYSDDNKRYHTYNYYLKHRFGRRVYKVPLNIGIGCPNRDGSKGVGGCAFCSDRLSGEFAGDPSQSILSQYREVREVMEKKWQGGLCIPYFQAGSNTYTDIATLDRMLSTALALPDAAGISIATRADCLDAEKCALLGEYAKKTYLVCELGLQTVHDSTAKAMNRCHTYDDFLNGYELLRKNGVNVCVHIINGLPGETHEMMLKTASEIAGLDIHMVKIHLLHILKNTRLARMYSEGGFAAMEKDDYINTVCDQIELFPEEFVIGRITGDGAKDELIAPKWSTDKRSVLNGIDMELARRDSRQGAAYKAR
- a CDS encoding TIGR04100 family radical SAM protein; translated protein: MKRSMTLTYEVGSGLYVNVTNKCPCNCTFCIRNNGDGAYGSDPLWLEHQPSADELIESIKTRDLAKYSEVVFCGYGEPTCELETMLRVADYIKSISSIKTRLNTNGLGNIINKRRIEPELKGRLDSVSVSLNAPTKEEYDEVTRPSFKDVDCFAAMFEFAQEVKKYVPEVMFTVVDVIGEDKIELSRQLADKAGIRLRVREYISG
- a CDS encoding NAD(P)-dependent oxidoreductase — translated: MASVLITGASGMIGMYLTSALLKKKHKVFGVDIKSNEFIGADPNYTFVQCDANDKDRIVDTIKSNSIDTIVHLAYTVDNDLDQYITDLELKNSKTTDKFIYAAARDARVKNFILASTTQVYGLQKGREPIRETTSEKGNSNYSDLKLTSEKLMQKEFKKGDVISVIMRIAPVYTSEYTQNLLDRVYDAKEDVAFIFNEGDYGFKFCCVFNVVDFICAIIAGPQGRYEGIYNICDTKITTAKDIIDHEREHHRIGAVVQRSPNMGLSISKSKAKTDYRYFDPSNTFMNWNYDNTKAQRISPFRWNLGNTK
- a CDS encoding polysaccharide deacetylase family protein, with translation MIKAVLTIDDIASGNTPAIADYLNEKGIRCVTFTEPMFIGR